From Pirellulales bacterium, one genomic window encodes:
- the larC gene encoding nickel pincer cofactor biosynthesis protein LarC — MKIAYLDLMSGISGDMTLGALVDAGVDLAALNEAVRSLGIAGCQLVATEVKKNGFRATQVTVEHQPEHAHRHLHHITDMIDASGLSERQKDVAKRIFTRLGEAEAKVHGTTIRKVHFHEVGAVDSIADIVGAAVAWDLLAVDRIHASPVPTGQGSIEIAHGRVSIPAPATAELLQGIPLATSHVAAELTTPTGAAILATLVDTFGPLPTMTVERVGYGAGQRDLADQANLLRVFVGEAADPLSSDQVWVLETNLDDTTGEVIGYCTTRLWEAGALDVYTTSIQMKKNRPGVMLSVLCPPEKIEKIERILFRETNTLGVRRWPVSRHKLERRQHTVETEWGPIEGKLGWIAGQPPSFSPEFEACQRVANEKGVPLKAVFEAAQKAFEAAARA; from the coding sequence GTGAAAATTGCTTATCTCGATTTGATGAGTGGCATCAGTGGAGACATGACGCTGGGGGCACTCGTCGATGCCGGCGTCGACCTGGCAGCCTTGAACGAGGCGGTCCGATCGCTGGGCATTGCCGGCTGCCAACTCGTCGCTACCGAAGTCAAAAAGAACGGCTTCCGCGCCACCCAGGTCACGGTCGAGCACCAGCCCGAGCATGCCCACCGCCATCTGCATCACATTACCGACATGATCGACGCCAGCGGCCTCAGCGAGCGGCAGAAAGATGTCGCCAAGCGCATCTTTACGCGGCTGGGCGAGGCCGAAGCGAAGGTCCACGGCACCACAATCCGCAAAGTTCATTTTCACGAAGTGGGCGCCGTCGATTCGATCGCCGATATCGTCGGCGCCGCCGTTGCCTGGGACCTGCTCGCGGTCGATCGCATTCACGCTTCGCCGGTGCCGACCGGGCAGGGAAGCATCGAGATCGCGCATGGCCGCGTGAGCATCCCCGCACCGGCCACCGCGGAACTGCTGCAAGGAATTCCGCTGGCGACGTCCCACGTGGCCGCTGAGCTCACCACGCCCACCGGCGCGGCCATACTGGCCACGCTGGTCGATACGTTCGGGCCGCTGCCGACCATGACGGTCGAGCGCGTCGGCTACGGCGCAGGCCAGCGCGATCTGGCGGACCAGGCAAACTTGCTGCGCGTCTTCGTCGGCGAGGCGGCCGATCCGCTCAGCAGCGACCAGGTCTGGGTTCTGGAAACCAATCTCGACGATACGACGGGCGAAGTCATCGGCTACTGCACGACCAGGCTGTGGGAAGCCGGCGCACTGGACGTGTACACGACGTCGATCCAGATGAAAAAGAACCGGCCCGGCGTCATGCTCTCGGTCCTTTGCCCCCCCGAGAAGATCGAAAAGATCGAGCGGATTCTATTTCGCGAGACGAACACGCTGGGCGTGCGGCGCTGGCCCGTCAGCCGGCACAAGCTCGAACGGCGGCAACACACGGTCGAGACCGAATGGGGGCCGATCGAAGGCAAGCTCGGCTGGATTGCCGGGCAGCCCCCGAGCTTCTCGCCCGAGTTCGAAGCATGCCAGCGCGTGGCCAACGAAAAGGGAGTGCCG